The Clostridium beijerinckii genomic sequence TCAGTAAAAAGTAATAAAAGCGTTGAGAAGCACTTATGGAAAGAATTTTCAAAGGTTCTTAGTAGGATTTATGTTAGTACTCCTACTAATATTGGCGATAATATTTGTAAGAATATACTTAATACTGGCGTAGATATAATATGTACACGGAAGATAAAATAATAGCTAAACATTAAATCTATAAGCTAATATTTTATTATAATAATTTATTTTAATAAAATATTATAAAATAGTTGACATAAGTATAAGTAATTGATATAATGATATATGTCACTAGATGTGGAAAGATGGTCGAGTTGGTTTAAGGCACCGGTCTTGAAAACCGGCGTGCGTGTAAGCGTACCTAGGGTTCGAATCCCTATCTTTCCGCCATTTTTTTGTCTAAAAATATAAAATTTATTTGGAGGATTACTCAAGTGGCTGAAGAGGCGCCCCTGCTAAGGGCGTAGGTCGGGTAACTGGCGCCCGGGTTCAAATCCCGGATCCTCCGCCAAGCATCTAACATTTGTTAGGTGTTTTTTAATATAATTAATTAGTCTTAGTAAAACATATATTTTTATTTGTTGAAAATTTATATAAATGCTCAATAAATATAATTTACTATTCTAAATTATTTGATATTCTGTAACTCGTAGCTAAAATTAATTTTAGCTAAATGAAAAAATTAAATTTATTGAAATAAATATGTTGACATAAATAAAATTAGTTGATATAATCATATTTGTTGTGAGACATGGAAAGATGGTCGAGTTGGTTTAAGGCACCGGTCTTGAAAACCGGCGTGCGTGTAAGCGTACCTAGGGTTCGAATCCCTATCTTTCCGCCATTAAAATAGAAGGCACATGGAGGATTACTCAAGTGGCTGAAGAGGCGCCCCTGCTAAGGGCGTAGGTCGGGTAACTGGCGCCCGGGTTCAAATCCCGGATCCTCCGCCAAACATCTAACAAATTGTTAGATGTTTTTTTTGTTTTGAATTAATTTTATGGAGAAAATAAACTTGAAATATTATAATTAATATGTCTGATTATAAAATAAATTAATTATTATAAGAAGGTGAATTATGCTAAGCGGCAGCAAAGTACATTTAAGATTACTAAAAAAGGAAGATGTAAGTATATTATTCAAGTTACATAGTGAAGAGAAAGTTAAAAAGTATAATATAATAATTGATAGCATGGATAATAAAGTAGATTTAAGAAAAGCTTTAAGTATAGTGAATGAGGATGATAATTTAATTGGTTTTGTAACGTACAAGGAGAAAGAATATTATAGTAGGACATACTGCATTGGTATAACGATAGGTAGCGAGTATTGGGGAAGAAGTTATGGGGCAGATTCTATAAAAACTCTTCTAAGATATTTATTTAAGAAGCTGAATGCTATGAAAGTAGAATTATACGTTGCTAGTTATAATATAAGAGCTATAAAGTGTTATAAAAAATGTGGGTTTATAGAGGAGTATATTAAAAGATATTCTAGTTATATAGATAGAGAATATATAGATATTATAATTATGGGGATAATTAGAGAAAGATATAATTCATATTTAAAATGTGAGGATGGAAAATACGTATGAGTATAAGATTTGTTTATGGAAGATCTGGAACAGGCAAGAGTAAATTTTGCATTGACGAGATAAAAAATAATATTGATAAGAAATTAGATTTAAATAAGTTAATTCTATTAGTTCCAGAACAATATACATTTACGACCGAAAATAAAATATTACATGAAATAGGAGAACATGCTTTTTTTAGGACAGAGGTGCTGAGTTTTAAGAAAATGGCTCATAATATTTTTGAAGAATATGGTGGAAGAGTTAAAGAGATTATTAAGGAATCTGGAAGGAATATGCTAATTCATAGAGTTATAAATGAAAATATTGAGTCTTTGGATTATTTTAATAGGATGTCTAGAGAACAAGGATTTAATGAAATTATATCAGAAGTGATTTCGGAATTTAAAAAGTATAATATTAGCATTGATAGTATAAGAGCAATAGATGAGAAAATAAATGATAATGAATTATATCAAAAAATTAAAGAGTTGATGATAATTTATGAAGCATTTAACTTAAAAATGCATGAAAATTACATTGATGGAGATGATCAGTTAACATTACTAAATAAAAAGTTATTAGAAAGTAGCGCGTATGTAGATTCTGAAGTCTGGATAGATGAATTTACTAGCTTTACACCTCAACAACTAGATATTATAAAGGTATTAGCCAAGAGATGCAGAAGAGTTAATATAACTTTTTGTATTGATAACAAATCTCTAAACAACAACTCTGAAGATATAACTGATGTATTCAATATTATAAAGAGTACTGAAAATAAAATATTAAAGATAATGAAAGAAAACAATATAGCCTATGATAAGCCAGTTAACTTAAATAATGCAATTCCTTATAGGTTTAAAGATAATCTGGAACTTGATCATATAGAAAAGTATTTTTTTTCTTACCCATTTAATGAATATGATAAGACCCCTGAGAGAATAACACTTTACAAAGCAAGTAATATTTATGACGAGATAGAAAGAGTATCAAAAAGTATTACAAGTTTGGTGAGAGAAAAGGGTTATAGATATAGAGATATATCTGTAGTTTGTAGAAATATAGACGATTATGAAAAAATAATATCAGTAATATTTAAAGATTATAATATTCCATACTTTTTAGATAAAAAGATTCAATTACTAAGTAATCCATTGATTGTACTTATAAGTTCTGCTTTTGAAATTTTGCTTAAGAATTGGTCTTATGAAAGTGTATTTAAATATTTAAAGAGTGGTTTAACTGGCATAGATAATTCATATATAGATAGGCTAGAGAACTTTATATTAGAGTATGGGGTAAAGGGTTATAAATGGACATCAAGAGAAACAGTAAATGAGAAATGGTTTATAGGAAATAGTGAATTGACGGATGATAAAGTTTTAATAGCTGAAATTATGGAAGAGATAAGATATCCATTGATGATTTTTCATAATAAAATAAATGGAAAACATAAAGTTAAAGATATATGTTCAGCTATTTATGAGTTTTTAGTGGATGTAAAAGTTTTTGACAGAATTAATGAATGGATTAAAAATTTTGAAGAATTAGGATTAGAAGATAAAGTTAAGGAATATAGTCAGGTTGAAAGTATAGTTATAGACATTCTAGATCAAGCGGTCGATGTTATAGGCGAAGAGAGATTAGAGTATTCTGAGTTTTTTAGAATATTGAGTTCTGGTTTCGCCAATGAAGAGATAGGAATTATACCTGTAGCATTAGATCAGGTTAATATTGGAGATATAGCAAGAATAAAGGGCAGAGATGTTAAAGTTCTTTACATAGTAGGAATTAATGATGGAGTTCTACCGGCATCCAAGAAAGAGGAAGGTCTATTATCTGATAGAGATAGAACAACATTAGGTGAGGTTGGAATAAATTTATCATCAACAACTAGAAATAAAGTTTTTGAAGAACAGTATCTACTATATATAGCATTAACAATTAGTAGTGAATATTTAATGCTTTCATATCCGATGGCTGATTTTGAGGGTAAATCATTAAGACCATCTATAGTAATATCTAGAATTAAAAAGATATTTCCTAATTTAATTGAAGAAAGTGCAATTTATGATTTAAAAATTCTTGAAAATAAATTTGGCAAAATTATTGCACCAATTCCAACATTTAATGAACTTATAATTTCTATGAGAAAAGATTTTGATAAAGAATATGTAGAGCCTTACTGGTCTGAGATATATGAATGGTTTAAAAATAATGGTGAGTTTAGAGATAAAGTTAAGAATATATTCAAGGGGCTTAGTTACTCAAACATTGGAGATAAAGTTTCAAAAAACAAACTTAGAAAACTTTATCAGAATGACTTAGAAAAGTTAGTATTTAGTGTTTCAAAGTTAGAAAAGTATGCAGAATGCCCTTTTTCTTATTTTGTTCAATATGGACTAAAAGCTAAAAATAGAAAGGTATATGAATTTACACCACCAGACTTAGGATCATTTGTACACGAAATGCTTGATTCATTCACTAATAAAGTTAGAGAAGATGGAATACTATGGTCCGATTTAAGCAATGAAAAATGTAAGGAGATAATATCTAACCTTATTGATAAGAAATTAATGGATGAAAGTAATTCTATATTAAATAGTACTAAGAAATTTAAATATTTAGCGCAAAGATTTAAAAGAGTAATATCTAAATCTGTTTCAGTTATTGCAAGTCAAATAGGAAAAGGTGAATTTGAAGTATTTAAAACTGAATTTGATTTTGGAAGTTATAGCTCGGGAGAAGCTATAACATTAAATTTGAATGATAATGAAAAAGTGTATCTTCAAGGAAGAATTGATAGAATAGATAAATTAGATTTAGATGGTGAAACTTATATAAGAATTATAGATTATAAAACTGGAGCGAAAAAATTTGATTTAAATGAACTATATTATGGATTACAAATGCAATTATTAGTTTATTTAGATGCACTTATAAAGAATTCGAAATATATACTTGATAAACAAGTAAAGCCAGGAGCAATATTATACTTTAAAATAGATGATCCTATAATAAAAAGCAAGAAAGAAATGACTTATGAAGAAGTAGAAGAAGAAGTATTAAGTGCTTTAAAGATGAAAGGATTAGTCTTAAAAGATGCGAGGGTTGTAAAAGCTATGGATAAGGATATAGAAGGATATTCATTGGTTATACCAGCATCATTTAAGGCTGATGGAAGTTTTAAGGCAACTAGTGATGTTGTAACAGAAGAGGAGTTTAGAATACTTAGAGAATATGTAAATAGGAAGATGATAGAGATATGTGAAGAAATGCTAAGTGGAGATATTAAAATTCAGCCGACTAAGAATTCTAACATTGCTCATTGTGAATACTGTGATTTTTCATCAATATGCCAATTTGATACAGAAATAAAAGACAATAAATACAAAATTATAATAAACAAATCTACAAATGATATATGGAATAATATAAAAAAAGAAATTGATAATTCTAATAAATTAATTAAAGTTGAGAATGAGGAAGTATAGTACTATAAAAGAATCTAATATATTTTTGATTAAAATTAATTAGGTTTTCTTACAGCTAAAGCGATTTTAATTAGTACAGGAGAGATTTATATATGGGTAATACAAAATGGACTGATGAACAGTTAAGTGCAATTGAAACGAGAAATTGTAATTTACTAGTTGCGGCGGCGGCGGGTTCAGGTAAAACTGCTGTTTTAGTAGAGAGGATCATAAGAATAATTACTAATGAAGAGAATCCAGTTGATATAGATAAGTTATTGGTTGTAACTTTTACTAATGCAGCAGCTGCTGAGATGAGGGAAAGGATAGCAGATGCGATATCAAAGGAATTAGAGAATAATCCTAGGTCTAAAAATCTACAGAGGCAATTAACGCTGTTAAATAGAGCTAATATCACTACAATGCATTCGTTTTGCTTAGATGTAATTAAAAATAATTACCATAGGATTGATCTAGATCCATCATTTAGAATAGGTGATCAGACTGAGGGAATACTAATTAAATCGGAAGTTATTGAAGAACTTTTCGAAGATAAATACGAGGAAGAAGATACTGAGTTTACTAATTTGGTTGAGATATTTAGTAGCTATAAAAATGATAATAATTTAAAAAATTTAGTATTAGATTTATATAGCTTTACAATGTCAGGTCCATGGCCTGAAAAATGGCTTGCTAATAGTGCTGAGTCTTTTAATATTAAACAATTAGATGAATTGGATAGAACTAATTGGGTGAGAGTTTTAGCTCAAAGCGTAAAAATTGAGTTAGATGGGTATGTTAAAATGTTAGAAAAGGCCATTGAGGTTACTAGCAAAACTGATGGATTAGAACCTTATATGGATAACTTATTAATGGAATTAAGTTATATAAGGAATGCTTATGAATCTACTGATAATGGACTTGAGGAAATGTTTAATTCATTATCATCAATACAATTCAGTAGATTAAAATCTATAAAAAAAGATAAGGTTTCAGATGAGTTGTCTCAAAATACTGTAAAAAAGATTAGAGATGATGTTAAAAAGGGAATATCTGAATTATTAAATAATGCATATTCAGTAAATCCACAGCAAATGTTAAGGAATATTCAAGGGGCACATCATTACATAAAAAAATTGATAGAATTAGTTTTAGAATTTAGTGCTAGGTTTAGTAAACGAAAACGAGAAAGAAATATATTAGATTTTAATGATTTAGAGCATTTATGTTTAAAAATATTAAGTGATTATGATGATGAGAATAATATAATTCCATCAAGTATTGCAATGAATTTTAAAGAATATTTCGATGAAGTACTTGTTGATGAGTATCAAGATTCAAATAACGTTCAAGAAACAATAATAAACCTAGTATCCAGAAAGAATGATGATAATCCAAATGTATTTATGGTTGGGGACGTTAAGCAAAGTATATATAGATTTAGACAAGCAAAACCTGAATTATTCATTGAAAAATATAATACATATGATTCAAGTAATGGAACGAATAGAAAAATTCAATTATATAAAAATTTTAGAAGTCGAAGAGAAATTATAGATGGAGTAAATTACATCTTTAAAGAAGTAATGTCTGAAGTTGTTGGAGAGTTAGAATATACAGATGAGGAAGCTTTAAATTTAGGCGCAGACTTTAAGGAAAATAAATTCAAAGATACAATTGTTGGAGGCCCTATTGAAGTTAATATAATTGATAAGAGCCATAATGAAACGGTTGTAGAAGATAATGAGGAACAGGAAGAAATAAATAATGTTATTTTAGAAGGTAGGATCGTTGCGAAAAGAATTAAAGAACTAATGTCAAAAAGTGAAGATGAACAAATTTTTAAAGTTTTAGATAAGGAATCTGGTGAATATAGGCCATTAAAATATAGGGATATAGTTATTCTACTTAGAGCCACTAAAAACTGGTCAGAGCCATTATTAGATGAGTTAAGTGCAGAAGGAATTCCAGTGTATGCAGATACAGGATCTGGTTATTTTGAATCAATTGAGATTAGAACAATAATTTCTCTTTTAAAGGTTGTTGATAATCCAATGCAGGACATTCCAGTAATATCAGTAATGAGATCTCCAATTATGGGATTTTCGGCAGAAGAAATAAGTGATATTAGACTTGTAAATAAAGATAATTATTTTTATGAAAATATAAAATATATAAGTGAAGAAGCTTATAATTCAATTAATGAATCTTATTCTGATGTATTGATAGCTAAATGCAAGTATTTTATTAATTCCGTTGACAAGTGGAGAGATAAATCAATTTATATGGCAATTGATGAATTTATATGGTATTTATATATGGATACTGCTTATTATGGATATGTTGGAGCTATGCCAAATGGAGTGCTTAGGCAAGCAAACTTAAAAATACTTTTTCAAAGAGCAAGACAATTTGAGAAAACGAGTTTTAAGGGATTATTTAATTTTATAAATTTTATAAATAAACTTATAAAATCTTCAGGTGACATGGGAAGTGCTCAAGTATTAGGTGAAAATGAGGATGTAGTAAGAATTATGAGTATCCATAAAAGTAAGGGGCTAGAGTTTCCAGTGGTATTCTTATGCGGGTTAGGAAAGAATTTTAACCTTATGGATTTAAATAAAAGCATATTGTATCACGATGAACTAGGACTTGGGCCAGACTTTATAGATATAGGAAAAAGGTTTAGCACAGGAACTTTAGCTAAAGAATCAATAAAGAAAAAGATGAAATTTGAAACATTATCGGAGGAAATGAGAATACTGTACGTAGCATGTACTAGGGCAAAGGAAAAGTTGATTATGACGGGTGCAGTAGGAAATCTTGAAAAATCAGCTGAAAAATGGTTAGGATCAGCATCTTTAGATTATAATCGTATATCCCCTTCGGAAGTTTTAAAAGGAAAGTCATATTTAGATTGGATTTGTATGTCACTATGCCAACATAGAGATGGTAGTGTCTTATCAGAAAGTTTTGGAACTGAAAATTTAATATTAAAGGATGATGATTCTAGGTGGAAAGTTAGTTTTTGGAATAAGGGCGACTTAATTGATAAGACAAAGACAGAAGTGTTAGAACAAGGTGAAGGATATGAGTTAACAATACTAAATAATAAACCATATGATAATTCTTTATATGAAGAAGTAGATAAAATATTATCATATAAATATCCATTTAAAGCTTCAACAACAATTAAAAGTAATATTTCAGTTTCAGATTTAAAGAGAAGGAATGCAGAAGAAGATGATGATACTGAACAATTATATAGAGAAAAGGTAAAAGTTGTCCCTAAGTTTCTTCAAGAGAAGAAAGGTCTTACTCCTTCAGAAAAGGGTACTGCAGTTCATTTTGTAATGAAAAAAATAGATTTTAATAGAGTATCATCTACGGAGGAAATTAAAGAACAATTGCACGAATTATTTGAAAAGGAGCTTTTGCTTAGCGAAGAATTAAAGGTAATTAATCCTACTAAGATACTGAGCTTTTTTAGGTCGGATTTAGGGAAAAAAATTCTTGATTTAAATTGTAGTGGAGAAAAGATTTATAGAGAAATACCTTTTTATACAGAGATAAGCAGTTTAGAAGTAGATAAAACACTTGATAATATATATAAGGATGAAAAGATAAGATTACAAGGAATAATTGATTGTTTCTTTGAATATAAGGGAGATATTATACTTATAGATTACAAAACCGATTATATTATAGAAGGTCATGAAGATGAATTTAAAGAGAAGTATAGGAAACAATTAGATTATTATAGTGATGCAATATTTAAGTTAACAGGTAAAAAGGTTAAATATAAGTACTTATATTCATTTTATTTAGAAAAAGAAATTAGAATAATATAAATATGTTTAAGTAAAATAATAAGAAAAGCAAGAAGACAAAAATAAATTTATCTTCTTGCTTTTTTAATAGTTATTTTATTATAACTTTACTTTCTCTAGGTATGTTAGTAAAAATCCATTTGGCATCATCTATAGAGAGTCTAATACAGCCATGAGAAGAAGGTTTATTCATGGTATAATCTAGAACCGTAGTTTTGTCTTTAGCAAATGGAACTGAATGAAATAAAATGTCTCCAGTAATTTGAGTCCAATATTTGCCGCCTTCCTTATATTCTTCTGAAAAGAACCAATCACCTCTCTCTTTAATAGTAAATGATCCAGAAGGGGTATCTTCTCCACTTATTCCAGTGGAACAAGGGAATGCTTTAACCAATTGCCACTTATCAGCTTTTCCTTTATAAACATAAGTCTTTTGATCTTGAATGTTT encodes the following:
- the addB gene encoding helicase-exonuclease AddAB subunit AddB, giving the protein MSIRFVYGRSGTGKSKFCIDEIKNNIDKKLDLNKLILLVPEQYTFTTENKILHEIGEHAFFRTEVLSFKKMAHNIFEEYGGRVKEIIKESGRNMLIHRVINENIESLDYFNRMSREQGFNEIISEVISEFKKYNISIDSIRAIDEKINDNELYQKIKELMIIYEAFNLKMHENYIDGDDQLTLLNKKLLESSAYVDSEVWIDEFTSFTPQQLDIIKVLAKRCRRVNITFCIDNKSLNNNSEDITDVFNIIKSTENKILKIMKENNIAYDKPVNLNNAIPYRFKDNLELDHIEKYFFSYPFNEYDKTPERITLYKASNIYDEIERVSKSITSLVREKGYRYRDISVVCRNIDDYEKIISVIFKDYNIPYFLDKKIQLLSNPLIVLISSAFEILLKNWSYESVFKYLKSGLTGIDNSYIDRLENFILEYGVKGYKWTSRETVNEKWFIGNSELTDDKVLIAEIMEEIRYPLMIFHNKINGKHKVKDICSAIYEFLVDVKVFDRINEWIKNFEELGLEDKVKEYSQVESIVIDILDQAVDVIGEERLEYSEFFRILSSGFANEEIGIIPVALDQVNIGDIARIKGRDVKVLYIVGINDGVLPASKKEEGLLSDRDRTTLGEVGINLSSTTRNKVFEEQYLLYIALTISSEYLMLSYPMADFEGKSLRPSIVISRIKKIFPNLIEESAIYDLKILENKFGKIIAPIPTFNELIISMRKDFDKEYVEPYWSEIYEWFKNNGEFRDKVKNIFKGLSYSNIGDKVSKNKLRKLYQNDLEKLVFSVSKLEKYAECPFSYFVQYGLKAKNRKVYEFTPPDLGSFVHEMLDSFTNKVREDGILWSDLSNEKCKEIISNLIDKKLMDESNSILNSTKKFKYLAQRFKRVISKSVSVIASQIGKGEFEVFKTEFDFGSYSSGEAITLNLNDNEKVYLQGRIDRIDKLDLDGETYIRIIDYKTGAKKFDLNELYYGLQMQLLVYLDALIKNSKYILDKQVKPGAILYFKIDDPIIKSKKEMTYEEVEEEVLSALKMKGLVLKDARVVKAMDKDIEGYSLVIPASFKADGSFKATSDVVTEEEFRILREYVNRKMIEICEEMLSGDIKIQPTKNSNIAHCEYCDFSSICQFDTEIKDNKYKIIINKSTNDIWNNIKKEIDNSNKLIKVENEEV
- a CDS encoding GNAT family N-acetyltransferase; translation: MLSGSKVHLRLLKKEDVSILFKLHSEEKVKKYNIIIDSMDNKVDLRKALSIVNEDDNLIGFVTYKEKEYYSRTYCIGITIGSEYWGRSYGADSIKTLLRYLFKKLNAMKVELYVASYNIRAIKCYKKCGFIEEYIKRYSSYIDREYIDIIIMGIIRERYNSYLKCEDGKYV
- the addA gene encoding helicase-exonuclease AddAB subunit AddA; the protein is MGNTKWTDEQLSAIETRNCNLLVAAAAGSGKTAVLVERIIRIITNEENPVDIDKLLVVTFTNAAAAEMRERIADAISKELENNPRSKNLQRQLTLLNRANITTMHSFCLDVIKNNYHRIDLDPSFRIGDQTEGILIKSEVIEELFEDKYEEEDTEFTNLVEIFSSYKNDNNLKNLVLDLYSFTMSGPWPEKWLANSAESFNIKQLDELDRTNWVRVLAQSVKIELDGYVKMLEKAIEVTSKTDGLEPYMDNLLMELSYIRNAYESTDNGLEEMFNSLSSIQFSRLKSIKKDKVSDELSQNTVKKIRDDVKKGISELLNNAYSVNPQQMLRNIQGAHHYIKKLIELVLEFSARFSKRKRERNILDFNDLEHLCLKILSDYDDENNIIPSSIAMNFKEYFDEVLVDEYQDSNNVQETIINLVSRKNDDNPNVFMVGDVKQSIYRFRQAKPELFIEKYNTYDSSNGTNRKIQLYKNFRSRREIIDGVNYIFKEVMSEVVGELEYTDEEALNLGADFKENKFKDTIVGGPIEVNIIDKSHNETVVEDNEEQEEINNVILEGRIVAKRIKELMSKSEDEQIFKVLDKESGEYRPLKYRDIVILLRATKNWSEPLLDELSAEGIPVYADTGSGYFESIEIRTIISLLKVVDNPMQDIPVISVMRSPIMGFSAEEISDIRLVNKDNYFYENIKYISEEAYNSINESYSDVLIAKCKYFINSVDKWRDKSIYMAIDEFIWYLYMDTAYYGYVGAMPNGVLRQANLKILFQRARQFEKTSFKGLFNFINFINKLIKSSGDMGSAQVLGENEDVVRIMSIHKSKGLEFPVVFLCGLGKNFNLMDLNKSILYHDELGLGPDFIDIGKRFSTGTLAKESIKKKMKFETLSEEMRILYVACTRAKEKLIMTGAVGNLEKSAEKWLGSASLDYNRISPSEVLKGKSYLDWICMSLCQHRDGSVLSESFGTENLILKDDDSRWKVSFWNKGDLIDKTKTEVLEQGEGYELTILNNKPYDNSLYEEVDKILSYKYPFKASTTIKSNISVSDLKRRNAEEDDDTEQLYREKVKVVPKFLQEKKGLTPSEKGTAVHFVMKKIDFNRVSSTEEIKEQLHELFEKELLLSEELKVINPTKILSFFRSDLGKKILDLNCSGEKIYREIPFYTEISSLEVDKTLDNIYKDEKIRLQGIIDCFFEYKGDIILIDYKTDYIIEGHEDEFKEKYRKQLDYYSDAIFKLTGKKVKYKYLYSFYLEKEIRII
- a CDS encoding DUF1667 domain-containing protein, which codes for MPNKDVFTSLVRVKGNINYKVVSVKSNKSVEKHLWKEFSKVLSRIYVSTPTNIGDNICKNILNTGVDIICTRKIK